A stretch of DNA from Equus asinus isolate D_3611 breed Donkey chromosome 20, EquAss-T2T_v2, whole genome shotgun sequence:
AGCCAGCTTTCAGGGAGGCAACCAGGTGGCCCAGTGTGGCCAGGGGTGACTGAAGACACTTCCTATGGGAGGTGATGGCAGTGCTGGTCCTCAGAGCCTGGGGGCTTGGCCAAGAGCACCCCTGAGGCTGAAGAAGTGGAGCTGGGAGGGTGGCTCGGGTCCCTGGTGCAGAGGGAGGCTCGACCGTTCCCACCTTCCAGAGCTCAGACTGCCCTGGACCGTTATGGCTGGCAGTAAGCGGGCCTGCGTGGCGGTCCTGGACCCCACGGGTGCTGCTCCTCCTTGGGAGACGGGACCAGGGGCTGCAGGTGGCATCTGCTGGATGGTGCCTCAGGAGCCCTGGCCACCTCTTCCCCAGATCAGTGGGCAGCTCTCCCCTCGCCTCTTCCGGAAGCTGCCGCCCAGGGTCTGCGTCTCCCTCAAGAACATCGTGGACGAGGACTTCCTCTACGCAGGGTGAGGCTGGGgccgggcagggggcgggctggGGCAGTGGGCTGGCCCTGACCTGGCCACTCTGCCCTCCGTGCCCCCCGCAGACACATCTTCCTGGGCTTCTCCAAGTGCGGCCGCTACGTCCTGTCCTACACCAGCAGCAGCGGGGACGACGACTTCTCCTTCTACATGTACCACCTGTACTGGTGGGAGTTCAACGTGCACAGCAAGCTCAAGCTGGTAGGGCGGCCTGGCGCCGGCTGCCCCTCCCTCTGCGGGCCCCTCACAGCGCCCCTCTGCGCCTCAAGTCCCTTGTCCATAAAGTGGAGATAGTGCACTCGTGGGGGCGTCGTCAAGACTCCACGTGTTGGGTCGAACCACATGAAATTGCCGTTTTTATAGTTGGAAGTGGGTAAATAGCGGCACTTGCATGTGCTTCCAGTCAGCATCTACGGCCGGGAGAGCCTGGTGGGCGCAGGCCGGGCGGGACCTGTGCGCTTTGTTAGGCCCGAGCAGGCAGCCACCCTGTTAGCCCTGACCGTGACTCCTcgcggccccggccccgggcGGCGGGCACTGCTGGCCAGTTTGCACGTGAACTCAGAGCTGAATGGCTTCGGGGGATGGGGCTGGGAAGGCGCGCGTCTGGCGAGTCCCCTGGCTGCGTCCTGTCCCGGGCCCAGCCTCCCTGTCTCCCCCGCTTGTGGTGAGAAACACTTGGGAGCCTCTGCAGGCTGTTCCCAGGAAGGCAGGGGGCTGCGGGGGCTGCTTGGGGCTCCCTGGCCTGAGGCACCACCAGAGGGGACAGCCCTGCCGGCTTGGCCTGTCCCCGATCCCAGCCCAGCGCAGTGCAGCCTCGGGCCCGCTCTGACGCTGACTGCGCcatgcaggtccggcaggtgcgGCTCTTCCAGGACGAGGAGATCTACAGCGACCTGTACCTGACCGTGTGCGAATGGCCCAGCGATGCCTCCAAAGTCATTGTCTTCGGTTTCAAGTGAGACCTGGGGTTGAGGGAGGCCGAGGGGGGTGGGGGCCGGAGGCCGGGGACCCGGGCGAGGCAGCTGAGGGTGTGCCGGCCCCCAGCACCCGCTCGGCCAACGGGATGCTCATGAACATGATGATGATGAGCGATGAGAACCACCGCGACATCTACATCAGCACCGTGGCGGTGCCGCCACCAGGCCGCTGCGCTGCCTGCCGGGAAGCCAGCCGAGCCCATccaggtgaggggctggggcagggcgcGGGCTGCGGCCTCTCTGCCCTGGGCCGAGAGTGAGCCGAGTGGCTGTGTCGCCGCAGGTGACGCGAGCGCACAGTGCCTGCGCCACGGCTTCATGCTGCACACCAAGTACCAGGTGGTCTACCCCTTCCCCACCTTCCAGCCCGCCTTCCAGCTCAAGAAGGACCAGGTGGTGCTGCTCAACACTAGCTACTCCCTGGTGGCCTGCGCCGTCTCCGTCCACTCGGCAGGTAGGCCCGGGGCTGCTGACAGGCCCAGCGCGCACACACTTGGCCATCACTGCCCCACATTACAGATgagaccgaggcacagagaggtggcaTCCTTcatctaaggtcacacagccaggaagtgggaaTGTGGGATCCACACGTGGCCATGCCCCATCCCAGCACTGTCCGCTAGAACCTCCTCAGGGCTGGGGTGTTCCGTGTCTGCGGTGTCCACTACAACTGCTGCCAGTAGCCACTTGAAAGTGGCCCGTGCAGGCGAGAAACTGAGTTTTTCTTTAATGTAGTTTTGGTTGTGTTAAGCTTaaatagccacgtgtggccaGCGGCTACCATGCTGGACACCGCCGTGGTCCTTTCTCTACAAAAGGGGAAAGGCTAATTAAACATTCCGAGAGTGGCGAGCGGACAGAGCCCGACTGGCACCTTTGGAGAAATGCCCGTGAGAATCACGAGGCAGGCCCCTCAACAGAGCGGCGGGTGTTAGGATCCTGCGCTGGCTGGTGGTGAGGCGGTGCCCTCCACCCTCCTGGGGCTACAGGCAGTGGGGTGTCCCGGCCCTGTGCCTGCCATGCCCAAGGCTggtggcaggagctggggaccGCCTGGTGTCCATCCCTGGGGCGCGGGGAGGTAGGACAGCCCCCGCCTGCATGTGCAAGAGCCCGCCTTAAAGACGCAGGGGTGTGGGAGAAACACGGGAGACATGTAACCAGATACTGATCCCACTTAGGTATAAAGATGTTTCAGGTTTGCAAGAACCCCgtcaaataaaaaaaaactcaCTGATGACCTTAAAATGGTTGTCCCAGGGGGAGAGAAGGCAGTGAGCACGAAGAGAGGATTAAATGTGTGTGAGGTAGCCAGTAAACCAGCAGGGCCCGAGGGAACTTCCCCCTCCCGCCCCTGTGCTGGCCACCTGCCCCTCGCCGAGCGGGCGCCCCCAGCACAGCACGCCAGGCCTGGATGGGCTGATGCCTCCACCCTCTCGGCGGTGATCCTATTGGGAAAGACCACGTGAGACAGGATTCAGCCTGGGCTCCCACCCAGGGGAGGGGCCCCGTCAGCATGTCCCGCGCCCGTCACCATGGGAGGAGGGCGTTCCACAGAGTGGGGCGTTGCCCCACGGTGCCACGACTCCGGTGGACAGGAGTGCGTTGGCAGACTCGCCTTCTCTCACAGTGTGACCTTAGACAGGTTTCCCTCTGACCCCACGTTCCCCGAAGGGGCTCTGGCCCCTGGTCAGGCAGCAACGGAGACTCCAGGTTGTGCCCGTGCGGGTCCCGCTGGCGTTGGGGTGGCTAGCCGGCCGCGTGGTAGTCTCAGACTTAACTGCCGTGGCTCTTATCTGCTGTCACCGCCAGCTGTGGCTCCCCGAGGGCAGGGATGTATCTGTGTCACAGTGTGTGTGGCACACAAAGGATGCTCGAGAGTAGGATTTGAAGGaatgtgtgtgcgcgcgtgtgtaaAAGGTTCTTTTCCCTTCTGGATGTTTCAGACTGATTTCTCAGCGTAAGTAGTCTTCTAGAAGGGTCTCCTCCAGGTCAATTTCTAAGAACCCCCTCGGGCagtgagggaggtggggagagcagCCTGGACCTGAACCCCCCCATCGCTTTTTGCCTTCCAGGTGATAGCAGCTTCTGCCAGATCCTGTATGACCACTccacctgccccccagcccctcccagcccccctgGGCCCCGGAGCCCAGAGGCGCCCCCCGcctgccccagcctctgccctgagGCGGCCCCCGCCCAGCCCTCTGGGGCCCCTGAGCCCTCGCCCGCCATCGCCAAGGCCAAGGAGTTTGTGGCCGACATCTTCCGCAGGGCCAAAGAGGCCAAGGGCGGGACCCCAGAGGAAAGCCGGCCGCCCCCCTGCCCGGGGCCCTCGGGCACCCGCCTCCGCCTGCCCtctgagcccccagcccctggtcgCGAGGCAGTGCCCCGggacagccccccggcagcagagGCACCGGCCCCCGAGCCCGGCTACGTTAACTACACTAAGTTGTACTACGTGCTGGGGTCCAGCGAGGGGACGGAGCCAGAGGATGGTGAGCAGGGAGCCCATGCCCAGGCAGGGTCCCGGGCATGGGAGGCTGGTCTGGAAGGGGCCTCCAGGCTTCGCACCGCCGTCCTAGCCCCACATCCTGTCCCCTCAGAGTTTGAGGATGACAAGATCTCCCTGCCCTTTGTGGTGACTGATCTCCGTGGCCGCAACCTGCGTCCCATGCGGAAACGGGCCGCCGTCCAGGTTAGTGCTAGCGACCGGCAGGCCAAGGGGCGGCCCCAGAGAGCCTGCTGGGGTGGTGGCTGCCACCGTCATCCCCCTGCTCCTCTGTCCGTTGCCACAGGGTCAATACCTGACAGTGGAGCAGCTCACGCTGGACTTTGAGTATGTCATCAATGAGGTCATCCGCCACGACGCCACCTGGGGCCACCAGTTCTGTTCCTTTAGCGACTATGACATCGTCATCCTGGAGGTGGGCCGTGGTGTGGCCCAGGGTGGGCTCAGGGTGTCCCCATCTGGGGGTCACCCTCAATAGCTGTCACCCTGCCCCCAGGTCTGCCCAGAAACCAACCAGGTCCTCATCAACATCGGCCTGCTGCTCCTGGCGTTCCCGTCCCCGACCGAGGAGGGCCAGCTACGGTGCGTGGGCAGGGACCCCGCCCTCACCCTCGTCCAGCAGGGGCCCACAGGGGAGGGGGGATATGAGAAGACTCCCCTGTCTCCACAACTTGCATTGGTCCCTTCCTTACTGCTCCAAAGACAAAAGCCCTGAGGGTCGCCTCGGTCCTGGCCCAGGGACCCTGTGGTGccacctcctttctcttctgctcaCCACCTCTTCCCCTGCAGACCAAAGACCTATCACACCAGCCTCAAGGTGGCCTGGGACCTCAACACCGGCATCTTTGTGACAGTCAGTGTGGGTGACCTCACAGAGGTCAAAGGGCAGACCAGGTGAGGCGGGGCCGGGGTGGGGCCCGGGGCCGGGGCCAGGTCGAGGAGAGCCACTCACCCCCTCACCCGCAGCGGCAGTGTCTGGAGCTCCTACCGCAAGAGCTGTGTGGACATGGTCATGAAGTGGCTGGTGCCCGAGAGCAGCGGCCGCTACGTCAACCGGATGACCAACGAGGCGTTGCACAAAGGTGGGCCCCGCGACCCGGCTGCAGCCACAGCTGGGCGCCCCGTcctgccaggccagcccagagctggggctggTTCCCAAGTGTGGCCGGGAGGACGAGCACGCTGGCCGGGCGGGTGACGCTGCGGACGCTGGCTGAGGGGGCAGCCCAGGCCAGGCCTGACAGGGCTGGCAGGTTGGCGCCTGGGCCCCCAGCCGTCGGTTCATTCGGCAGGCGCAATGGGGTGGCTGCAGGTGGGAGGCAGAGCCGAACTCAGCTGGGCTGCTGCCTTCCGGAGCCCGCATCCAAGTCACATCAGGGAAAGAGGCGGGCCCCTGCTGCAGCCCGGCCAGAGACGCATGGCTGTCCCACGCTTCCCTGCAGGGTGCTCCCTGAAGGTTCTGGCGGACAGTGAGCGCTACACGTGGATCGTGCTGTGAGGGCCGGCCGCCCGCACACTGACTCCAACTACCTCCGCGGCCCGGAGCTGGCCGCCCTGCCCGGTTGGCTGGCCTGCCGACGGCTGGCGCTAGTGTTCAGCTGCGGGCAGGGGGCTGGCGGGGCGGCCCCTGGTGGCCTGAGAGTCTGGACGCTTCTTATTTATGCCTATTTAAGTTGGGAAGGGGTAGAGGGAGGGAGCCCctgcccccccagccccccaagCGCCCGCCCGCCTTCACCCTGCGCTGGGCACGGCCCTGCCCTCTCTCGTTTGCCCCCTCCTCTGCTCCAGGCGTGGGCATCGTCCCCTGGGGAGGCCGAGTGGACCTGGCTccctgcctgtccccagcctGCCCCACTCGAGGTGGCAAACGTGGCAGCCGTCCCCGCTCCCCTGTCGTTCGTCTTCatgtaataaatgttttatttctgaacCTCGCTGAGTTCCCTTGACTGCCACTTGGGGCCCAGCTGGAGCCCCCCCCCCGAGGCCCCCCCAAGGCCCAGCCAGTCAGCAGTAGCCAAATATCACAGCAGAATTTATTGTGTTTTAAGAAAGACTACAAAAAGGTAGAAAACAGCTCGGCACACTAGACTACCACACGTGTGGACACTTTCACCGCCGGGAGAGGGGAACCccgagggcagggaggggggtgGATGGGCCACCCCAAAAGCTGTAGCACGCGGAGCACGCAAAATAGTGATTTTTATACAATaggtcagatttttttttttcttttttgccataaACATCTCACAGGTTGAAAACACTGAGAAAACCGGAACAGATAAGGCCATGATGGTTGGAAAGAAACCCAACAAGTTACCGACTCCGCTGGGCGGCGCTCACAAATCGCACAATAGTCATGGGGGGCAGGGGCGCACAGCACGGAGGAGAAGCGGGGTCTCCGCGAAGGGGAGGAGCGAGGAGGTTCCATCACAAACCAGCAGCGGGGAGGGCCCGGGAAGCGGGGGTCTTGGGTCTGAGCGCGCGGAGCCCCCAGCCCCGCGGGCAGGCGCAGCCCGCCACCCGCCGCCCGCAGCAGGCCCCTGGGCTCCGgcacccgcccgcccgccgctcTTTGGAAGCTGGAGGCGGCGGCCCCGCTGCCCTCCCCGCAGCCAGGCCGGCGGTGCCCCGTCCAGGGCTGCAGGGCGAGGGAGGGCCCAGCTCCGAGAAGATGCGACACCCACGGCTTTAATTGCACTTAAACGGAGGAGGGAGAAGCGGTGGGGTTGTCGAAGGAGGGGTCCCGGGGGCTGCTGCTgacagtgggggggggggggcggtcacCAGGTGATGCCCGCCGGCGCCCacctggggctcagggctgggcccagggcaggctgTGCAAAGCCAGCGAGCTGAATAAGTTAACAGTTCCGCGGGGGAgggggcctgcctgcctgcccccgGGGGTGGCGGGAAGGCGGCTGGGGAAGGGAGATGCTGCGGGCTTGGGGCCGAGGAGCCGACCTGGCTGCCCCAAGGGGCACCTGGGCACGGCGGCGGGTTCCTTAAGGCACGTCTTTTGTGTCAGAGTTTGCAGCTGCGGCTCCGCCCGGCCCTGTGAGTGTGCCGGCCCCATCTCGGAGCCTTCCCTGTCTCGGAGGTCCCCTCCCCGCCCTGGCCGAGGCTGGATCGGTGACAGCGAAGCCACAGAAGTTGCGAAGGACCCTGGCGTggaggggcggcggggcgggcagggaggcgggcggggcggggaggccgCGGGCTTAGCTGGAAGGCAGCGCCTGCACGAAGAGCCCGCGCGCGTCCGTGCGCGCCAGCTTGGCCGGCGGCTCCAGGGCCTCGGGGCCCAGCGCGGGCGACTCGCCGCCAGCCGCCAGCGAGATGTCCTGCGGCAACTCGTCctcgctctcctcctcctcttcctcctcctcgtcTGGGGCACACGGACCAGGCCCGGCTCAGCGCGGGGCGGCGGCGCCCCCAGGGCCTCGCCGGCACCGCCTCCACCCCAGCTCCCCCCCGGCCACCGCCCCCCTGACTCGGGCCCTGGGCAGGGGACACGCCGCGCCTACCTTTGTCCGGGTCCAGGGGGTTCAGCGAGGTGGCCAGGTTGGCGAACTgcaaggagaaaagggaaggggtGAGAGTCCCGcc
This window harbors:
- the DCAF15 gene encoding DDB1- and CUL4-associated factor 15, which translates into the protein MAPSSKSERNSGAGSGGGGPGGAGGKRAAGRRREHVLKQLERVKISGQLSPRLFRKLPPRVCVSLKNIVDEDFLYAGHIFLGFSKCGRYVLSYTSSSGDDDFSFYMYHLYWWEFNVHSKLKLVRQVRLFQDEEIYSDLYLTVCEWPSDASKVIVFGFNTRSANGMLMNMMMMSDENHRDIYISTVAVPPPGRCAACREASRAHPGDASAQCLRHGFMLHTKYQVVYPFPTFQPAFQLKKDQVVLLNTSYSLVACAVSVHSAGDSSFCQILYDHSTCPPAPPSPPGPRSPEAPPACPSLCPEAAPAQPSGAPEPSPAIAKAKEFVADIFRRAKEAKGGTPEESRPPPCPGPSGTRLRLPSEPPAPGREAVPRDSPPAAEAPAPEPGYVNYTKLYYVLGSSEGTEPEDEFEDDKISLPFVVTDLRGRNLRPMRKRAAVQGQYLTVEQLTLDFEYVINEVIRHDATWGHQFCSFSDYDIVILEVCPETNQVLINIGLLLLAFPSPTEEGQLRPKTYHTSLKVAWDLNTGIFVTVSVGDLTEVKGQTSGSVWSSYRKSCVDMVMKWLVPESSGRYVNRMTNEALHKGCSLKVLADSERYTWIVL